A DNA window from Mya arenaria isolate MELC-2E11 chromosome 17, ASM2691426v1 contains the following coding sequences:
- the LOC128223229 gene encoding transient receptor potential cation channel subfamily V member 3-like — MLGELPLFTSALSFNKDIFDTLLDNEAKLNEINTKGDNICHALIQYAGMYPDKETDVIDMLDYVNEKENATSDIPLCKMKNKEQFTPLELSIRYGLGKSFLAIYNTKSYKHQIESGLIDIKRYDITVLDPVVPLRKAQVCIHEGRTIGNEEAQQNNAQTRSENNTTNKQNTTADKGKDKVAPQSLLYLLFDIPPSKALPFLLAPMVKRLIKVKWERYKRFIWLWCCLHTIFVCFLTWYAKSRAVQQSNTSTGMFDVSVPPTYMRRVFEDKMLTGFAVFSLIWGIVFLVPEVARWIQLGCPCCRNTFEWNKIIHLNPYSNVSLRLLLSLLSFSLILDFWLTLINHYEPTFQYDNFCLYVSVIIGWLFLIFLMRAFKYFSFFGVILHKVMLGDVIRFVVIFTLNVFGFGTAMFMALQGSGAIDDENYSTYIRTLLSMVKLIGGLGDVPNFYETRYPEICFVIFFVYEIMTVVVILNALIALMSTTCTELVGNVRNEHPHDRYWQLDLLALILYLEGFLPERLIRRVGEVKTGRRYLTIRSLVSRFEQEMDIYNKDKTEVEDSDSETKAEDSDSETKVEDKDSEENKVENNTNEATKEVEPGKPDGYTNRANTDRPKIDVYHIKRCEHCHCVPRMQCPYQNERFITPLE; from the exons GTACGCGGGCATGTACCCAGATAAAGAAACTGATGTAATTGATATGCTTGATTATGTCAACGAAAAAGAAAATGCAACTAGCGATATCCCGCtgtgcaaaatgaaaaataaagaacaGTTCACTCCCCTCGAGCTTTCCATTCGATATGGACTTGGCAAATCATTTCTAGCGATATACAACACAAAG tcTTACAAACACCAGATCGAGTCTGGTCTTATTGACATCAAAAGGTACGACATAACTGTCCTAGATCCCGTTGTTCCTCTTCGCAAAGCCCAGGTCTGTATTCATGAAGGAAGAACGATTGGCAATGAAGAGGCTCAGCAAAACAATGCCCAGACGAGAAGCGAAAATAATACCAccaataaacaaaataccacAGCAGACAAGGGAAAAGACAAAGTGGCTCCTCAGTCTCTCCTGTACCTACTGTTCGACATCCCTCCTTCCAAGGCGCTGCCGTTTTTGTTGGCACCGATGGTTAAGCGCTTAATAAAGGTAAAATGGGAACGTTACAAACGGTTTATCTGGCTGTGGTGCTGTCTTCATaccatatttgtttgtttcttgaCATGGTATGCAAAATCAAGGGCGGTCCAACAAAGCAACACTTCTACTGGTATGTTTGATGTATCAGTTCCTCCTACGTACATGAGGCGGGTATTTGAGGACAAGATGTTGACAGGTTTTGCAGTTTTTAGCCTCATATGGGGAATTGTGTTTTTGGTTCCAGAAGTAGCTAGATGGATACAACTTGGTTGTCCTTGTTGCCGAAACACGTTCGAATGGAACAAAATTATCCATTTAAATCCGTACAGTAACGTATCACTTAGATTGTTGCTCTCCCTGTTGTCTTTCAGTCTGATTCTTGATTTCTGGTTAACTCTAATAAACCACTACGAGCCGACTTTTCAGTATGATAACTTCTGCTTGTATGTATCTGTGATAATTGGTTGGCTGTTTCTCATCTTCCTAATGAGAGCATTCAAGTACTTCAGTTTTTTTGGAGTTATTCTGCATAAAGTTATGTTGGGCGATGTTATCCGATTTGTAGTCATTTTCACATTGAATGTGTTTGGATTCGGCACTGCGATGTTTATGGCCCTTCAAGGCTCCGGTGCTATTGACGACGAAAACTACAGCACCTATATCCGCACGTTATTATCGATGGTTAAACTCATTGGTGGTTTAGGAGACGTTCCAAACTTTTATGAAACTAGGTATCCAGAAATATGCTTTGTTATCTTTTTCGTCTATGAAATCATGACAGTTGTTGTCATATTGAACGCCCTTATAGCATTGATGAGTACAACTTGCACAGAACTAGTAGGAAATGTTAGAAACGAACATCCGCACGACCGTTATTGGCAGCTTGATCTTTTGGCACTAATCCTCTATCTTGAGGGCTTCCTTCCCGAACGTCTCATCAGAAGGGTAGGAGAAGTAAAAACTGGTAGAAGATATCTGACTATCAGATCGTTGGTAAGCCGTTTTGAACAGGAAATGGACATatataacaaagataaaacGGAAGTCGAAGATAGCGATTCGGAAACGAAAGCCGAAGATAGCGATTCGGAAACGAAAGTCGAAGATAAAGATTCGGAAGAAAATAAAGTTGAGAATAATACAAACGAAGCTACGAAAGAAGTTGAACCTGGCAAACCAGACGGATACACAAACAGAGCCAATACAGATCGTCCTAAAATAGATGTTTATCATATAAAGCGTTGTGAGCATTGCCATTGTGTGCCACGGATGCAGTGTCCTTATCAAAACGAACGTTTCATAACTCCGCTTGAATAG
- the LOC128223230 gene encoding uncharacterized protein LOC128223230, producing MTIDHTPRYVPSSAVDMIIGHTPRYVPSSAVDMTIDHVPRYVPSSAVDMIIGHTPKYVPSSAVDMTTDHLPRYVPSSAVDMIIGHTPRYVPSSAVDMIIGQHTQICAQYVPSSAVDMTIDNIPRYVPSSAVDMTIDNIPRYVPSSAVDMIIGHTPRCVPSSAVDMIIGQHTQICAQ from the exons ATGACCATTGACCACACACCCAGATATGTGCCCAGTAGTGCAGTGGATATGATCATTGGCCACACACCTAGATATGTGCCCAGTAGTGCAGTGGATATGACCATTGACCACGTACCCAGATATGTGCCCAGTAGTGCAGTGGATATGATCATTGGCCACACACCCAAATATGTGCCCAGTAGTGCAGTGGATATGACAACTGACCACCTACCCAGATATGTGCCCAGTAGTGCAGTGGATATGATCATTGGCCACACACCCAGATATGTGCCCAGTAGTGCAGTGGATATGATCATTGGCCAACACACCCAGATATGTGCCCA ATATGTGCCCAGTAGTGCAGTGGATATGACAATTGACAACATACCCAGATATGTGCCCAGTAGTGCAGTGGATATGACAATTGACAACATACCCAGATATGTGCCCAGTAGTGCAGTGGATATGATCATTGGCCACACACCCAGATGTGTGCCCAGTAGTGCAGTGGATATGATCATTGGCCAACACACCCAGATATGTGCCCAGTAG